One Longimicrobium sp. DNA window includes the following coding sequences:
- the lpdA gene encoding dihydrolipoyl dehydrogenase — MADTSFDIVVIGAGPGGYVAAIKAAQLGYKTACVEEDALGGICLNWGCIPTKALLESAAMITHLGHAQEFGVTVGEIKTDLAQAVKRSRQVSERLVKGIGFLFKKNKITHLPGRGRLAGGGKVEVTAKDGSKSTVAAKHIIIATGSKPRDLPFLRIDHDRVWDSTDAMIPQSPPKTLAVIGAGAIGMEFADVHSAFGTQITIIEAADRVLPLEDKDVSAVVEKAYRKRGMTILTGAKLEKADIGKDGVTLTVKTAKGETQTIQAERVLSAIGRVPLTEDIGLEKAGVKLTDRGFIEVDRQLRTNVEGIYAIGDVAGPPLLAHKGSHEGVACVEAIHGDKHAGIDYSNIPNCTYCHPEVASVGLTEAQAREKGHDVEIGSFPWSANGRALTAGDSEGFVKVIRDKKYGEILGAHLVGPHATELIAEFVVGRHLEATMEEMDRAMHPHPTLSEAVAEAALASMGHALHI, encoded by the coding sequence TTGGCGGATACGAGCTTCGACATCGTGGTCATCGGCGCGGGCCCCGGCGGGTACGTCGCCGCCATCAAGGCCGCGCAGCTTGGCTACAAGACCGCGTGCGTGGAGGAAGACGCGCTCGGCGGCATCTGCCTCAACTGGGGGTGCATCCCCACCAAGGCGCTGCTGGAGAGCGCGGCCATGATCACGCACCTGGGGCACGCCCAGGAGTTCGGCGTCACCGTCGGCGAGATCAAGACCGACCTCGCGCAGGCCGTCAAGCGCTCGCGCCAGGTGAGCGAACGGCTGGTGAAGGGGATCGGCTTCCTCTTCAAGAAGAACAAGATCACCCACCTCCCCGGCCGCGGGCGCCTCGCCGGCGGCGGGAAGGTGGAGGTGACGGCCAAGGACGGGTCGAAGTCCACCGTCGCGGCCAAGCACATCATCATCGCCACCGGCAGCAAGCCGCGCGACCTGCCGTTCCTGCGCATCGACCACGACCGCGTGTGGGACTCCACCGACGCCATGATCCCGCAGTCGCCACCCAAGACGCTGGCGGTGATCGGCGCGGGGGCCATCGGAATGGAGTTCGCGGACGTGCACAGCGCCTTCGGCACGCAGATCACCATCATCGAGGCCGCCGACCGCGTGCTGCCGCTGGAGGACAAGGACGTCTCCGCCGTGGTGGAGAAGGCGTACCGCAAGCGCGGGATGACGATCCTGACCGGCGCCAAGCTGGAAAAGGCGGACATCGGCAAGGACGGCGTGACGCTCACCGTGAAGACGGCCAAGGGCGAGACGCAGACGATCCAGGCGGAGCGCGTCCTTTCAGCCATCGGCCGCGTGCCGCTGACCGAGGACATCGGGCTGGAGAAGGCGGGGGTGAAGCTCACCGACCGCGGCTTCATCGAGGTGGACCGCCAGCTGCGCACGAACGTGGAGGGGATCTACGCGATCGGCGACGTGGCGGGGCCGCCGCTGCTGGCGCACAAGGGCTCTCACGAAGGCGTGGCGTGCGTGGAGGCGATCCACGGCGACAAGCACGCGGGGATCGACTACTCCAACATCCCCAACTGCACCTACTGCCACCCCGAGGTCGCGTCGGTCGGCCTCACCGAGGCACAGGCGCGTGAGAAGGGGCACGACGTGGAGATCGGCTCCTTCCCCTGGAGCGCCAACGGCCGCGCCCTCACGGCCGGCGACTCGGAAGGGTTCGTCAAGGTGATCCGCGACAAGAAGTACGGCGAGATCCTGGGCGCGCACCTGGTGGGCCCGCACGCCACTGAGCTGATCGCCGAGTTCGTCGTCGGGCGGCACCTGGAGGCCACCATGGAGGAGATGGACCGCGCGATGCACCCGCACCCCACGCTCTCCGAGGCGGTGGCGGAGGCGGCGCTGGCGTCGATGGGGCACGCGCTGCACATCTAG
- a CDS encoding PBP1A family penicillin-binding protein encodes MAVDTSEWKARARAGWQRLRLAWRNRQERKIVIGLGLVTMASCGTGGVVAAWTRACTGTCPSADQVADFAPRQASQVLDSRGAPLGTFYRERRTVVPIKSLPRYVPLAFVSIEDARFYHHEGVDPMRVVGAIRDNVLGGFGATGGSTITMQLARNLFPQQLPAGEKSMRRKIAEAKLALEMERKLSKDRILELYLNHIYLGAGAYGIEAAARTYFGKPAAKLTLLEAATLAGLPQAPSAYNPREHPQRAEKRRNRVLEMMRQEGVITAALAAELQRHPVTVAPPTNAIRSPYFVEAVRRELEPRFGELLYTGGLRIYTALDPVLQETAEQSLEAQLKAIEAGTYGGYAHPTYERFTAGLKPDQAVRHTPYLQGVAVVMDPNTGAVMAMVGGRDFKQSQFNRAIQALRQPGSVFKPFVYAADLERGRSPLFAVSDGPLTVGTWSPKNYDGRYGGYMTLRSALRNSRNLATIRVGRDAGFERVKDLARRAGISTPIPGFPSVYIGAAAVYPIDLISAYAAFGNGGYRVEPRYVTRVEDHQGKLLWQPPAPTRRTVDPAVGWIITDMMREVVDRGTGYGVRDPEVGGISYDIPIAGKTGTTNSATDVWFVGYTPELLTGVWLGLDNPQTILTGSGGTGGTLAVPVWARIMRKAYETRRPPPEWPRPRSVVARRVSGGRVLTADCPYGGGTIDYFAARYAPPASCEAPAVRTETFVDPTPELPGRPVFPGQPRVPRPEDFIKPQPAQPEKRP; translated from the coding sequence GTGGCAGTGGACACCAGCGAGTGGAAGGCGCGCGCACGAGCCGGCTGGCAGCGGCTGCGTTTGGCGTGGCGCAACCGGCAGGAGCGCAAGATCGTCATCGGCCTGGGGCTGGTGACGATGGCGTCGTGCGGCACCGGCGGCGTGGTGGCCGCATGGACGCGCGCCTGCACCGGCACCTGCCCCAGCGCGGACCAGGTGGCCGACTTCGCGCCGCGCCAGGCGAGCCAGGTGCTCGACTCGCGCGGCGCACCGCTGGGTACGTTCTACCGCGAGCGGCGCACCGTCGTGCCGATCAAGTCGCTCCCGCGCTACGTGCCGCTGGCGTTCGTCTCCATCGAGGACGCGCGCTTCTACCACCACGAGGGGGTGGACCCCATGCGCGTGGTGGGGGCGATCCGCGACAACGTCCTGGGCGGCTTCGGGGCCACGGGCGGAAGCACCATCACCATGCAGCTCGCCCGCAACCTCTTTCCCCAGCAGCTGCCGGCGGGCGAGAAGAGCATGCGGCGCAAGATCGCCGAGGCCAAGCTGGCGCTGGAGATGGAGCGGAAGCTCTCCAAGGACCGCATCCTGGAGCTGTACCTCAACCACATCTACCTGGGAGCGGGGGCGTACGGCATAGAGGCGGCGGCGCGCACCTACTTCGGCAAGCCGGCGGCGAAGCTCACCCTGCTGGAGGCGGCCACGCTGGCCGGGCTTCCGCAGGCGCCCAGCGCGTACAACCCGCGCGAGCACCCCCAGCGCGCGGAGAAGCGGCGCAACCGCGTGCTGGAGATGATGAGGCAGGAGGGTGTCATCACCGCCGCGCTCGCCGCCGAGCTCCAGCGGCACCCGGTGACGGTGGCGCCCCCCACCAACGCCATCCGCTCGCCGTACTTCGTGGAGGCGGTGCGGCGCGAGCTGGAGCCGCGCTTCGGCGAGCTGCTGTACACGGGCGGGCTGCGCATCTACACCGCGCTCGACCCCGTGCTGCAGGAGACGGCGGAGCAGTCGCTGGAGGCGCAGCTCAAGGCGATCGAGGCGGGGACGTACGGCGGGTACGCGCACCCCACCTACGAGCGCTTTACGGCGGGGCTCAAGCCGGACCAGGCGGTGCGCCACACGCCGTACCTGCAGGGGGTGGCGGTGGTGATGGACCCCAACACCGGCGCCGTGATGGCGATGGTGGGCGGGCGCGACTTCAAGCAGTCGCAGTTCAACCGCGCCATCCAGGCGCTCCGCCAGCCGGGCTCCGTCTTCAAGCCCTTCGTCTACGCCGCCGACCTGGAGCGGGGGCGCTCGCCCCTCTTCGCCGTGTCTGACGGGCCGCTGACGGTGGGCACCTGGAGCCCCAAGAACTACGACGGGCGCTACGGCGGATACATGACGCTGCGCTCCGCCCTGCGCAACTCGCGCAATCTGGCCACCATCCGGGTGGGGCGCGACGCGGGCTTCGAGCGGGTCAAGGACCTGGCGCGGCGCGCGGGGATCAGCACGCCCATCCCCGGCTTCCCGTCGGTGTACATCGGCGCGGCGGCGGTGTACCCCATCGACCTCATCTCCGCGTACGCCGCGTTCGGCAACGGCGGCTACCGCGTGGAGCCGCGCTACGTCACCCGCGTGGAAGACCACCAGGGGAAGCTCCTCTGGCAGCCCCCCGCGCCCACGCGCCGCACGGTGGACCCGGCGGTGGGGTGGATCATCACCGACATGATGCGCGAGGTGGTGGACCGCGGCACCGGCTACGGCGTGCGCGACCCCGAGGTCGGGGGGATCTCGTACGACATCCCCATCGCCGGAAAGACGGGGACGACCAACTCCGCAACAGACGTGTGGTTCGTGGGGTACACCCCCGAGCTGCTGACCGGCGTCTGGCTGGGGCTGGACAATCCGCAGACGATCCTCACCGGGAGCGGGGGCACGGGGGGAACGCTGGCGGTGCCGGTGTGGGCGCGGATTATGCGAAAAGCGTACGAAACACGCCGCCCACCTCCGGAATGGCCCCGCCCGCGCAGCGTGGTGGCGCGCCGGGTGAGCGGCGGGCGCGTGCTTACGGCGGACTGCCCCTACGGCGGCGGAACCATCGACTACTTCGCTGCCCGGTACGCACCCCCGGCGAGCTGCGAGGCGCCCGCGGTGCGCACCGAGACCTTTGTCGATCCGACGCCGGAGCTTCCCGGCCGTCCCGTCTTCCCCGGCCAGCCACGCGTGCCGCGGCCGGAAGACTTCATCAAGCCCCAGCCCGCGCAGCCGGAGAAGCGTCCATGA
- a CDS encoding DUF4112 domain-containing protein, whose protein sequence is MQNDAQSSAGRLKRLDGLAYLLDNSIPIPGTGARVGIDALIGLVPGIGDVAGTAMSAYIVMQAARMGAPASVVARMVLNVGVETVVGTIPFLGDLFDAGWKANARNIKLLRAVVDQPGVARRSSRAVVFGTGLALLLILVAIGVVAFAVVRAMWYWLTGPGGPGLV, encoded by the coding sequence GTGCAGAACGACGCGCAGAGCAGCGCCGGCAGGCTCAAGCGGCTGGATGGGCTGGCGTACCTGCTGGACAACTCCATCCCCATCCCCGGAACCGGGGCGCGGGTGGGGATCGACGCGCTGATCGGCCTCGTCCCCGGCATCGGCGACGTGGCGGGGACGGCGATGTCCGCCTACATCGTGATGCAGGCGGCACGGATGGGCGCGCCCGCGTCCGTCGTCGCACGGATGGTGCTCAACGTGGGCGTCGAGACCGTCGTCGGCACCATTCCATTTCTGGGCGACCTGTTCGACGCGGGGTGGAAGGCCAACGCGCGCAACATCAAGCTGCTGCGCGCCGTGGTGGACCAGCCCGGCGTGGCGCGCAGGTCGAGCCGCGCGGTGGTGTTCGGCACCGGGCTGGCGCTGCTGCTCATCCTGGTCGCGATCGGGGTGGTGGCGTTCGCGGTGGTGCGCGCGATGTGGTACTGGCTGACGGGCCCCGGCGGACCCGGACTGGTGTGA
- a CDS encoding Ig-like domain-containing protein: protein MMPSLRRLLAAAVVAAAMFAPSQGDAQRVVRVPPLYPTSPPRVIGLGTVDTTGLQFRVSQGRVLGTAALPATQGERISALEAARVLARARPLAPDSAARDSFHFPAQTMPAPRAGATVVTGFPSRDTAGSVPVPRMGTGALTVTRRAPEGEVPLGAEVTIAFSQPMVPLSSVGNVEARAVPARLSPQAPGRWQWIDVRTLRFEPQGRLPMATEFTVEIPAGTTSATGGRLAEAVRWTFATPAPRATGGWPYGGATGLRPVIVARFDQNVNPAAVLASVVVQAGGARVPVRMATASEVEADADAQARVRGLEAGRWIAFRPVNPLPNNVEVTVTIAPGTPSAEGPRRTVDTQVWSFRTFGPFRFVRGNCGYGGLCRPGMPFVLEFSNPLADSLFDASLVRVEPAIEGMRIAPQGNSLMIMGRTRPNTRYTVRVDAGLRDRFGQRLAGPATASFQVGAPVAQLWSANNMVVLDPQGPRSVSVFARGHQRLRVRVLRVAPEDWLTFGQRGGRERGEPMRLPGREVSSRLVQPGGQPGDTREVAVDLTPALDGGLGQVVVAVEAVEGATAGERNQGVYLWVQATRIGLTAFGDMTDLTAWTSSLVDGRPLPGVEVRLHPAGAAATTGADGLATMGLPSGTERSLIVARSGGDVAILAPGMGNAGWVHLGRQPEQAHTAWYTFTDRNLYRPGETVRFKGWARRMSFGKDGALTLPGRGAVDYLVRDSRGNEIGKGTAQLTELGGFDASFVVPQGANLGHASIQVSLAGSPNDSHGFSFLMQEFRRPEYEVSVTADEGPHFVGGGAEVVARASYFSGGGLPGAPVEWRVTAAPGFFSPPGWDEWSFGPTRPWWWWMDGDDDGEEDETFSGVTDASGAHAIRLDFDRAVPPRPFQVTAYATVTDVNRQTWTSSASLLVHPSAVYLGMRTPRSWLEAGDTMELEMIAVGLDGKPVTGRTIDVRIRRNEWRFDDGRWREVEAGSEACSRVSGTTPVRCTFRVVGGDYRIEGVTTDAQGRRTFTTLRMWVAGPGVRFPGRGEENEARRVEMIPDRERYAVGDTARILLRLPFQPARGVVTIGRNGIVRTEPLATEGATHTLRIPITEADVPNVWVQVDVTGATSGGTEELPTARGVDMAAGTVMLRVPPLTRTLTVRAVPSDSTMLPDAEGSVEVEVRDAGGRPVAGAEVAVVVVDEAVLALSGYRIPDPLALFYPERAPGINTLHLRPLVRVVAPDFAPAPGTLVGRVVNVQTGEPVGGTRVSVQGSGLSAVADAQGRFRIRGVPQGTLTLITMQEGYDGASQTVRVGTDATAPLVLYLVSEQVRREEAMADRAGNGVVYERLTATGAAASAPMPVSAPPPPPPPPPVEAPMLQGRATGIMLRGLSPGKPTTIAVRTNFDPLAVWMAAVRTDAQGRVRVPFKIPSNLTRYRVTAVAVEGATRFGLGESAITARQPLMVRPSPPRFLNFGDRFELPVVLQNTTGAPMVVQVAARAVGVSFTDPGRRVTIPARDRVEVRLAAEAVQAGQARFQVVAAGADGATDAAEFSLPVYTPATAEAFATYGNLAQGAATLPLDVPMDVIPSFGGLEVTTSSTALSELTDAFLYLVSYRYEGTEQIASRMIAVAALRDVLGAVNAEGLPSADSLRASVASDVRLLAARQNGDGGFAWWQRGRESAPYASIHAAHALQRVREAGYDVPAEVFNRARSYLRAIPGNLPRAYPADARRALHAYALYTRRRMGDDVSGDVRRLVTEAGGVNQLQLETAGWLLSATAGERGPAAVRDSLLTLVNNRATETATTATFATRYTEGEYLLLHSSRRTDAVVLEGLLAADPRNELVAKTVRGLLGNRVRGRWSNTQENAWVLLAVQRYFREYEAQTPDFVARVWLGDRLAGSAPFRGRSATRAQTEIPMRVLQQLRPPSLTVGMEGTGRLYYRAGLRYAPQDLVLTPMQRGFAVERTYEAVDSAGDVSRGEDGIWRVRAGARIRVTVTMTAPSRRLHVALVDPLPAGWEPVNNELLGAQPQGRGDEGPVRPMGPVERALMTGRGYWGGSWWEHQNLRDDRAEAFTSLLPAGVYTYTYVARATTPGLFIVPPPRAEEMYSPETFGRGGTDRVIVR, encoded by the coding sequence ATGATGCCCAGTCTCCGCCGTCTTCTCGCCGCCGCCGTGGTCGCCGCGGCCATGTTCGCGCCCTCGCAGGGGGATGCGCAGCGGGTCGTGCGCGTTCCGCCGCTGTATCCCACGTCGCCGCCACGGGTGATCGGGCTGGGGACCGTGGATACGACGGGGCTCCAGTTCCGCGTGTCGCAGGGGCGGGTGCTGGGGACGGCGGCGCTCCCCGCCACGCAAGGAGAGAGGATCAGCGCGCTGGAGGCGGCGCGCGTGCTGGCGCGCGCACGGCCGCTGGCGCCCGATTCGGCGGCGCGCGACAGCTTCCACTTCCCCGCGCAGACGATGCCCGCGCCGCGAGCCGGGGCCACCGTGGTCACCGGCTTCCCGTCGCGCGACACGGCGGGGTCGGTGCCGGTGCCGCGGATGGGGACGGGGGCGCTGACGGTCACGCGGCGCGCGCCGGAAGGAGAGGTGCCGCTGGGCGCGGAGGTGACGATCGCCTTTTCGCAGCCGATGGTGCCGCTCTCGTCCGTCGGCAACGTGGAGGCGCGGGCGGTGCCGGCGCGGCTTTCTCCGCAGGCGCCGGGGCGGTGGCAGTGGATCGACGTGAGGACGCTGCGCTTCGAGCCGCAGGGGCGCCTCCCGATGGCGACGGAGTTCACGGTGGAGATCCCCGCCGGCACCACGTCGGCCACGGGCGGGCGGCTGGCGGAGGCGGTGCGCTGGACCTTCGCCACCCCCGCGCCCCGGGCCACGGGCGGGTGGCCGTACGGCGGCGCGACGGGATTGCGGCCCGTGATCGTCGCCCGCTTCGACCAGAACGTGAACCCCGCGGCCGTCCTCGCAAGCGTCGTGGTGCAGGCCGGCGGCGCGCGCGTGCCCGTGCGCATGGCCACGGCATCGGAGGTGGAGGCGGACGCGGATGCGCAGGCGCGCGTGCGCGGGCTGGAGGCGGGGCGCTGGATCGCCTTCCGCCCGGTCAACCCGCTGCCCAACAACGTTGAGGTCACGGTCACGATCGCGCCCGGCACTCCATCGGCCGAGGGGCCGCGGCGCACGGTGGACACCCAGGTGTGGAGCTTCCGCACCTTTGGGCCGTTCCGCTTCGTGCGCGGCAACTGCGGCTACGGAGGCCTGTGCCGCCCGGGGATGCCGTTCGTCCTCGAGTTCTCCAACCCGCTGGCCGACTCCCTCTTCGACGCATCGCTCGTGCGCGTGGAGCCCGCCATCGAGGGGATGCGCATCGCCCCGCAGGGCAACTCGCTGATGATCATGGGGCGGACGCGGCCCAACACGCGCTACACCGTGCGGGTGGACGCGGGGCTGCGCGACAGGTTCGGGCAGCGGCTCGCGGGGCCGGCCACGGCGTCGTTCCAGGTGGGCGCGCCGGTGGCCCAGCTCTGGTCCGCGAACAACATGGTGGTGCTGGATCCGCAGGGGCCGCGCTCCGTCTCCGTGTTCGCGCGGGGGCACCAGCGGCTGCGCGTGCGGGTGCTCCGCGTGGCGCCCGAGGACTGGCTCACCTTCGGCCAGAGGGGCGGGCGTGAGCGCGGAGAGCCGATGCGGCTCCCCGGCCGCGAGGTCTCCAGCCGGCTCGTGCAGCCGGGCGGCCAGCCCGGCGACACGCGCGAGGTGGCGGTGGACCTGACGCCCGCGCTGGACGGCGGGCTGGGGCAGGTGGTGGTGGCGGTGGAGGCGGTCGAGGGCGCCACGGCGGGGGAGCGCAACCAGGGCGTGTATCTGTGGGTGCAGGCCACGCGCATCGGCCTCACCGCGTTCGGCGACATGACCGACCTGACGGCGTGGACGAGCTCGCTGGTGGACGGGCGCCCGCTCCCGGGCGTGGAGGTGAGGCTGCATCCCGCCGGCGCCGCGGCCACCACCGGCGCGGACGGGCTGGCGACGATGGGGCTTCCGTCCGGGACGGAGCGCTCGCTCATCGTGGCGCGGTCGGGGGGCGACGTCGCGATCCTGGCGCCGGGGATGGGCAACGCGGGGTGGGTGCACCTGGGGCGCCAGCCGGAGCAGGCGCATACCGCGTGGTACACCTTCACCGACCGCAACCTGTACCGCCCCGGCGAGACGGTGCGCTTCAAGGGGTGGGCGCGGCGGATGTCGTTCGGAAAGGACGGCGCCCTCACGCTTCCCGGCCGCGGCGCCGTGGACTACCTGGTGCGCGACTCGCGCGGCAACGAGATCGGCAAGGGGACGGCGCAGCTCACGGAGCTGGGCGGCTTCGACGCGTCGTTCGTGGTGCCGCAGGGGGCCAACCTGGGCCACGCATCCATCCAGGTGAGCCTGGCCGGGTCGCCGAACGATTCGCACGGCTTCTCCTTCCTGATGCAGGAGTTCCGCAGGCCCGAGTACGAGGTCTCCGTCACGGCCGACGAGGGCCCGCACTTCGTGGGCGGCGGAGCGGAGGTGGTGGCGCGCGCGTCGTACTTCAGCGGCGGCGGCCTTCCCGGCGCACCGGTGGAGTGGCGGGTGACGGCGGCGCCCGGCTTCTTCTCCCCGCCGGGGTGGGACGAGTGGAGCTTCGGCCCCACGCGCCCCTGGTGGTGGTGGATGGATGGCGACGATGACGGCGAGGAGGACGAGACTTTCAGCGGCGTCACCGACGCGTCGGGGGCGCACGCGATCCGGCTGGACTTCGACCGCGCCGTTCCCCCGCGCCCCTTCCAGGTGACGGCGTACGCCACCGTCACCGACGTCAACCGGCAGACGTGGACCTCCAGCGCGTCGCTCCTGGTGCACCCGTCCGCGGTGTACCTGGGGATGAGGACGCCCCGCTCGTGGCTCGAAGCGGGCGACACGATGGAGCTGGAGATGATCGCGGTGGGGCTGGACGGGAAGCCGGTCACCGGCCGCACCATCGACGTGCGCATCCGCCGCAACGAATGGCGCTTCGACGACGGGCGCTGGCGCGAGGTGGAGGCGGGGAGTGAGGCGTGCTCCCGCGTCTCCGGCACGACGCCGGTGCGCTGCACCTTTCGCGTCGTCGGCGGCGACTACCGCATCGAGGGGGTGACCACCGACGCGCAGGGCCGCCGCACCTTCACCACGCTGCGCATGTGGGTGGCGGGCCCCGGCGTGCGCTTCCCCGGCCGCGGCGAGGAGAACGAGGCGCGGCGGGTGGAGATGATCCCGGACAGGGAGCGCTACGCCGTGGGCGACACGGCGCGCATCCTCCTGCGCCTCCCCTTCCAGCCGGCGCGCGGGGTGGTGACGATCGGGCGGAACGGGATCGTGAGGACGGAGCCGCTCGCCACCGAGGGGGCCACGCACACGCTGCGCATCCCCATCACCGAGGCGGACGTGCCGAACGTGTGGGTGCAGGTGGACGTGACCGGCGCGACCTCCGGCGGCACTGAGGAGCTTCCGACGGCGCGCGGCGTGGACATGGCGGCGGGCACGGTGATGCTGCGCGTGCCGCCGCTCACCCGCACGCTCACCGTGCGCGCAGTGCCGTCCGACAGCACCATGCTGCCGGACGCGGAGGGCTCCGTTGAGGTGGAGGTCCGCGACGCGGGCGGGCGTCCCGTCGCGGGCGCCGAGGTGGCGGTGGTGGTGGTGGACGAGGCGGTGCTCGCGCTGAGCGGCTATCGCATCCCCGATCCGCTCGCGCTCTTCTACCCGGAGCGCGCGCCGGGGATCAACACGCTGCACCTGCGGCCGCTGGTCCGCGTAGTTGCGCCCGACTTCGCGCCGGCGCCGGGTACGCTGGTGGGGCGTGTGGTCAACGTGCAGACCGGGGAGCCGGTGGGCGGCACGCGGGTGTCGGTGCAGGGCTCCGGCCTCTCTGCCGTGGCCGATGCGCAGGGCCGTTTCCGCATCCGCGGCGTGCCGCAGGGGACGCTGACCTTGATCACGATGCAGGAGGGCTACGACGGCGCCAGCCAGACCGTACGCGTCGGCACGGACGCGACTGCGCCGCTGGTGCTCTACCTCGTCTCCGAGCAGGTGCGGCGGGAAGAGGCGATGGCGGACAGGGCGGGGAACGGAGTGGTGTACGAAAGACTGACCGCCACCGGCGCGGCCGCCAGCGCGCCGATGCCGGTGTCCGCTCCGCCCCCGCCGCCGCCTCCTCCTCCTGTGGAAGCGCCGATGTTGCAGGGGCGCGCGACCGGCATCATGCTCCGCGGGCTATCCCCGGGGAAGCCGACGACCATCGCCGTCCGCACCAATTTCGACCCGCTGGCCGTGTGGATGGCCGCCGTGCGCACAGACGCGCAGGGGCGGGTGCGGGTGCCGTTCAAGATTCCGTCGAACCTGACGCGCTACCGGGTGACGGCGGTCGCGGTGGAGGGCGCCACGCGCTTCGGGCTGGGCGAAAGCGCCATCACCGCGCGCCAGCCGCTGATGGTGAGGCCGTCGCCGCCGCGCTTCCTCAACTTCGGCGATCGCTTCGAGCTTCCCGTCGTGCTCCAGAACACCACGGGTGCGCCGATGGTGGTGCAGGTGGCGGCGCGCGCCGTGGGGGTGAGCTTCACCGATCCGGGCCGGCGCGTCACCATCCCGGCACGCGACCGGGTGGAGGTGCGCCTGGCCGCGGAGGCCGTGCAGGCCGGGCAGGCGCGCTTCCAGGTGGTGGCCGCCGGGGCGGACGGCGCGACAGACGCGGCGGAGTTCTCGCTCCCCGTCTACACCCCGGCCACGGCCGAGGCGTTCGCCACCTACGGCAACCTGGCCCAGGGCGCGGCCACCCTGCCGCTCGACGTGCCGATGGACGTCATCCCGTCGTTCGGCGGGCTGGAGGTGACCACTTCGTCCACTGCGCTGAGCGAGCTGACGGACGCCTTCCTCTACCTGGTGAGCTACCGCTACGAAGGGACGGAGCAGATCGCGTCGCGGATGATCGCCGTGGCGGCCCTGCGCGACGTGCTGGGCGCCGTCAACGCGGAGGGGCTGCCCTCGGCGGACTCGCTGCGCGCCTCGGTCGCGTCGGACGTGCGGCTGCTGGCGGCGCGCCAGAACGGCGACGGCGGGTTCGCTTGGTGGCAGCGCGGGCGCGAGTCGGCGCCGTACGCCAGCATCCACGCCGCGCACGCCCTGCAGCGGGTGCGCGAGGCCGGCTACGACGTGCCGGCGGAAGTCTTCAACCGCGCGCGCAGCTACCTGCGCGCCATCCCCGGCAACCTGCCGCGGGCGTACCCCGCGGACGCACGCCGCGCGCTGCACGCCTACGCCCTCTACACCCGCCGCCGCATGGGCGACGACGTGTCGGGCGACGTGCGCAGGCTGGTGACCGAGGCGGGCGGGGTGAACCAGCTCCAGCTGGAGACGGCCGGGTGGCTCCTCTCGGCGACGGCGGGGGAGCGCGGGCCGGCGGCGGTGCGCGACTCGCTGCTGACCCTGGTGAACAACCGCGCCACGGAGACGGCCACGACGGCCACCTTCGCCACGCGCTACACGGAGGGCGAGTACCTGCTGCTCCACTCGTCGCGGCGCACGGACGCGGTGGTGCTGGAAGGGCTGCTGGCCGCCGATCCACGCAACGAGCTGGTGGCCAAGACGGTGCGCGGGCTGCTGGGCAACCGCGTGCGCGGACGCTGGAGCAACACGCAGGAGAACGCGTGGGTGCTGCTGGCGGTGCAGCGCTACTTCCGCGAGTACGAGGCGCAGACTCCCGACTTCGTCGCCCGCGTCTGGCTGGGCGACCGGCTGGCGGGGAGCGCGCCCTTCCGCGGCCGCTCCGCTACGCGCGCGCAGACGGAGATCCCGATGCGCGTGCTCCAGCAGCTCCGCCCCCCGTCGCTGACCGTTGGGATGGAGGGGACGGGACGGCTTTACTACCGCGCCGGCCTCCGCTACGCCCCGCAAGACCTGGTACTCACGCCGATGCAGCGCGGCTTCGCGGTGGAGCGCACCTACGAGGCCGTGGACAGCGCGGGCGACGTTTCGCGCGGCGAGGACGGGATCTGGCGGGTGCGCGCGGGCGCGCGGATCCGCGTGACGGTCACGATGACGGCCCCGTCGCGCCGGCTGCACGTGGCGCTGGTCGATCCGCTCCCGGCCGGGTGGGAGCCGGTGAACAACGAGCTGCTCGGCGCCCAGCCGCAGGGCCGCGGCGATGAGGGCCCGGTGCGGCCGATGGGTCCGGTGGAGCGCGCGCTGATGACGGGCCGTGGCTACTGGGGCGGGAGCTGGTGGGAGCACCAGAACCTGCGCGACGATCGGGCGGAGGCGTTCACGTCGCTGCTGCCGGCGGGGGTGTACACCTACACGTACGTGGCTCGCGCCACCACCCCGGGCCTGTTCATCGTCCCGCCCCCGCGCGCCGAGGAGATGTACTCGCCGGAGACGTTCGGGCGCGGGGGGACGGACCGGGTGATCGTGCGGTAG
- a CDS encoding GNAT family N-acetyltransferase, with product MSSIEIRAAGVEDVPLILHFIRRLAEYERLAHEVVATEEGLREGLFGARPGAEVVIAEWEGTPAGFALFFHNFSTFLGRPGLYLEDLFVEPEHRGRGIGRALLAHLARLAVERGCGRLEWWVLDWNEDAIRFYRSLGAVSMDDWTVYRVTGDPLRTLAER from the coding sequence ATGAGCTCGATCGAGATACGGGCGGCGGGGGTGGAGGACGTGCCGCTGATCCTCCACTTCATCCGGCGGTTGGCGGAGTACGAGCGGCTGGCGCACGAGGTGGTCGCGACCGAGGAGGGGCTGCGCGAGGGGCTCTTTGGCGCGCGGCCGGGGGCGGAGGTGGTGATCGCGGAGTGGGAGGGGACGCCGGCGGGGTTCGCGCTCTTCTTCCACAACTTCTCCACCTTTCTGGGCCGGCCCGGCTTGTACCTGGAGGACCTGTTCGTGGAGCCGGAGCACCGCGGGCGTGGGATCGGGAGGGCGCTGCTGGCCCACCTGGCGCGGCTCGCCGTGGAGCGCGGGTGCGGAAGGCTGGAGTGGTGGGTGCTCGACTGGAACGAGGACGCCATCCGCTTCTACCGCTCCCTGGGCGCGGTGTCCATGGACGACTGGACCGTGTACCGCGTGACCGGCGACCCCCTGCGTACGCTGGCGGAGCGGTAG